A genomic window from Elaeis guineensis isolate ETL-2024a chromosome 3, EG11, whole genome shotgun sequence includes:
- the LOC105037803 gene encoding multiprotein-bridging factor 1c, producing the protein MPSRSTGAITQDWEPVVLSRRKPKSADLKNSKAVNQAIRAGAGVETLKKFDGGSNKKAWTAEPAVHARKLDESTEPAGFERVGAEVRQAIQKARLAKKMSQAELAKHINERVQVVQEYESGKAVPNQAVLAKMERVLDVKLRGKTHSHK; encoded by the coding sequence ATGCCGAGCCGATCGACGGGGGCTATCACCCAGGACTGGGAGCCGGTGGTGCTGAGCCGGCGGAAGCCGAAGAGCGCGGACCTCAAGAACTCCAAGGCCGTGAACCAGGCCATCCGGGCGGGAGCGGGGGTGGAGACGTTGAAGAAATTTGACGGCGGTTCGAACAAGAAGGCGTGGACGGCGGAGCCGGCGGTTCACGCCCGGAAGCTGGACGAGTCGACGGAGCCGGCGGGGTTCGAGAGGGTAGGGGCGGAGGTGCGGCAAGCCATCCAGAAGGCGCGGCTTGCCAAGAAGATGAGCCAGGCGGAGCTGGCCAAGCACATCAACGAGCGCGTGCAGGTGGTGCAGGAGTACGAGAGCGGCAAGGCCGTTCCCAACCAGGCCGTGCTCGCCAAGATGGAGAGAGTCCTTGACGTCAAACTGAGGGGAAAGACACACAGCCACAAATGA